From the Acidobacteriota bacterium genome, one window contains:
- a CDS encoding cytochrome c, with amino-acid sequence MNRSAKLLVVLFISVAFIVANQLNSLALSPVKVSPATPGMSAEDAKNGAKLFAETCKICHHTESSDTLVGPGLKGLYKDRKKMLSGKAVTDDNVKNLIQKGRNAMPAYKGKFNAAQLADLIAYLKTL; translated from the coding sequence ATGAATCGATCTGCCAAATTACTGGTCGTGTTGTTTATTTCAGTTGCCTTTATTGTTGCAAACCAGTTGAATTCACTGGCCTTGTCACCCGTTAAAGTCTCACCCGCAACTCCTGGTATGAGTGCTGAAGATGCCAAAAACGGCGCCAAACTCTTTGCCGAAACTTGTAAAATCTGTCATCACACCGAGAGTTCTGACACCCTGGTTGGTCCTGGGTTGAAAGGGCTTTATAAAGACCGCAAGAAAATGCTCAGCGGAAAAGCCGTGACGGATGACAATGTCAAAAATTTAATTCAAAAAGGCCGCAACGCCATGCCAGCCTACAAAGGCAAATTTAATGCCGCGCAACTGGCCGACCTGATTGCTTATTTGAAAACGCTCTGA
- a CDS encoding gluconate 2-dehydrogenase subunit 3 family protein, with protein MTRRQWFQFIFGLWCFSHGQGSALTGRFRFSTQERRALAALVETVLPADDKSPGASGTAVISLIESRLATDQTWLPVYRNGLQMLDTASLQKSKHGFAVLSPDARTEFLEILWSTTRNHRLRRFLELVKQDAITELFTTRRGLQWLGYRLNEE; from the coding sequence ATGACTCGTCGCCAATGGTTTCAATTCATCTTTGGTTTATGGTGTTTTTCCCACGGGCAGGGAAGTGCCCTCACTGGCCGTTTCCGATTTTCCACCCAGGAACGGCGCGCACTGGCGGCGCTAGTTGAAACAGTGCTCCCGGCGGATGACAAATCACCAGGAGCGAGCGGAACGGCTGTTATTTCCCTCATTGAATCACGTCTGGCAACTGACCAGACATGGTTGCCGGTTTACCGGAATGGTTTGCAAATGCTTGATACCGCTTCACTTCAGAAATCAAAACACGGGTTTGCGGTTCTTTCACCTGATGCACGAACTGAGTTCCTTGAAATTCTCTGGAGCACAACTCGAAATCACAGACTCCGGCGGTTTCTTGAACTTGTGAAGCAGGATGCCATCACCGAACTCTTCACCACTCGCCGTGGCCTCCAATGGCTTGGATACCGATTGAATGAAGAGTGA
- a CDS encoding ComF family protein, translated as MEKNTLQRWKWQALPDLFQRSAHTSYQLADRALDWGLNLAAPQVCKICGKLVLSRHDGVTCQACWINYGYTGAGYQVSCLRCGRWRARPTGPQQITALQPECDHCQEMAFTQARSCGPYLGALRENLLLSKRHPYLPKRLRNSISTAWAQYPELHRVNRILPVPLARGRLRERGYNQAELIAHILAEQSGIELDSFTLARIAETERHRVGMDAHRRAKSVQRAFQVICPQLIESNTVLLVDDVFTTGATIDACSKVLLAAGTKEVMVFTVGRTMRYSDLIHTSQ; from the coding sequence ATGGAAAAAAATACCTTGCAGCGGTGGAAGTGGCAAGCCCTTCCTGATTTGTTCCAACGTTCGGCTCACACCAGTTATCAACTGGCGGATCGTGCACTCGACTGGGGGTTGAATCTGGCCGCACCACAGGTATGCAAAATCTGCGGAAAACTGGTTTTGTCACGCCACGACGGGGTTACCTGCCAGGCGTGTTGGATAAACTATGGATATACAGGCGCAGGCTATCAGGTAAGTTGTCTTCGATGTGGTCGGTGGCGTGCAAGACCAACCGGGCCGCAGCAAATAACTGCACTCCAGCCTGAGTGCGACCACTGCCAGGAAATGGCGTTTACCCAGGCGCGGTCGTGTGGGCCCTACCTGGGAGCACTCCGTGAAAATCTGCTGCTTTCCAAACGTCATCCATATCTGCCCAAACGACTTCGAAACTCTATTTCCACCGCCTGGGCACAATACCCGGAACTCCACCGGGTGAACCGGATTCTCCCGGTCCCGCTGGCCCGTGGGAGGCTTCGTGAACGCGGCTACAACCAGGCCGAATTGATCGCCCACATTCTGGCGGAGCAATCCGGAATTGAACTCGATTCCTTCACCTTAGCTCGCATTGCCGAAACCGAACGTCACCGGGTCGGGATGGATGCCCACCGCCGGGCCAAAAGCGTGCAACGCGCATTTCAGGTAATTTGCCCGCAACTGATAGAAAGCAATACAGTTTTGCTCGTGGATGATGTGTTTACGACTGGCGCCACGATTGATGCCTGTTCCAAAGTACTGCTGGCCGCTGGCACCAAAGAAGTGATGGTCTTTACCGTTGGCCGAACGATGCGGTATAGCGATTTAATTCATACCAGTCAGTAG
- a CDS encoding GMC family oxidoreductase → MPHTEVLIVGAGVAGMTVAYELTRRGHLVTVVEFGPVPDPKTEFLTETWPDELPERGLGRGGAEYYPAAHFTSPRNVPYVIGTEVANSWLKRTRVVGGKTLYWTGHALRFSDVEFQAFSTTGQGENWPITSAELTPFYKTAEQLMGVCGSFEGLPHQPDGEFLPPLELRPGEKILQKALAAHHIPLISARKAILTRNFGHRPACHFAGRCYLGCRTGAKFDAFTGLAQAALQTGKLTLRPDSVVTEVLSNPAGQVVGVRLVNRKTRKVEVLNAKIVVLAASAIETARILLNSKSSGKRYSLANQSGLIGHYLTESIGVLVEGLLPQLKGMPVGDINSTGEHGLIPRWVNLSRASQESYSDGFLFLVESGPGSFPTYASQLPGFGRSFKQAIQDWYPAAIRLYGIAPVNARRENRVVVDRTRRDEWGIPTAKVVFSLSEEDGLRWQAMTAAAQEFLELAGAQYITVQQKGPETGGGLHAAGTCRMGNDPKISVVNSFGQCHDVPNLFVADAATFVTSLNQPTLTVMALALRQAEYIAK, encoded by the coding sequence ATGCCTCATACGGAAGTTCTCATCGTCGGTGCTGGTGTGGCTGGAATGACCGTTGCCTACGAACTGACGCGGCGCGGACATCTGGTGACGGTGGTGGAGTTTGGTCCTGTCCCCGATCCAAAAACTGAGTTTCTGACTGAAACCTGGCCGGATGAACTTCCCGAACGTGGTCTTGGGCGTGGTGGTGCCGAATATTACCCGGCGGCCCATTTTACTTCGCCACGAAATGTGCCATATGTGATCGGGACCGAAGTTGCCAATAGCTGGCTCAAGCGAACTCGGGTGGTTGGCGGAAAAACGCTCTATTGGACCGGGCATGCCTTGCGGTTTAGCGATGTTGAGTTTCAGGCATTTTCAACCACTGGCCAGGGAGAGAACTGGCCAATCACCAGCGCCGAACTCACACCATTTTACAAAACGGCTGAGCAGTTGATGGGCGTGTGCGGTAGTTTTGAAGGTTTGCCACACCAGCCGGATGGTGAATTTTTGCCACCACTTGAGCTTCGACCTGGGGAAAAAATCCTTCAAAAAGCGCTGGCTGCACACCACATTCCTTTGATTTCAGCCCGCAAAGCCATTCTGACCCGAAATTTTGGACATCGCCCGGCGTGCCATTTTGCTGGCCGATGTTACCTTGGCTGTCGCACCGGAGCGAAATTCGATGCCTTTACCGGACTGGCCCAGGCGGCTTTACAAACCGGAAAGTTGACCCTCCGACCTGATTCAGTTGTGACCGAAGTGCTTTCCAACCCGGCTGGGCAGGTTGTTGGCGTGCGATTGGTCAACCGGAAGACCCGCAAAGTTGAAGTCCTCAACGCCAAAATCGTGGTGCTGGCCGCGTCAGCGATTGAAACGGCGCGGATCCTGCTCAATTCAAAATCATCTGGAAAACGATACAGCCTGGCCAATCAAAGTGGTTTGATTGGGCATTATCTTACTGAAAGTATTGGTGTTTTGGTTGAAGGACTGCTCCCACAACTTAAAGGAATGCCAGTTGGCGACATCAACAGCACTGGCGAACATGGGTTGATTCCACGCTGGGTTAATCTTTCGCGGGCATCTCAGGAAAGTTATTCGGATGGCTTTTTGTTTCTGGTGGAAAGCGGTCCGGGGAGTTTCCCAACCTATGCCTCACAGCTTCCCGGTTTTGGAAGATCATTCAAACAGGCGATTCAGGACTGGTACCCGGCGGCGATTCGACTCTATGGCATTGCACCTGTCAATGCCCGGCGTGAAAACCGGGTTGTGGTTGATCGCACACGCCGGGATGAGTGGGGAATTCCAACCGCAAAGGTTGTGTTTTCCCTCAGCGAAGAAGACGGCTTGCGCTGGCAGGCGATGACCGCCGCTGCTCAGGAGTTTTTAGAGCTGGCCGGGGCGCAATACATTACCGTCCAGCAAAAAGGACCGGAAACGGGTGGCGGTCTCCACGCTGCCGGGACCTGTCGGATGGGCAATGACCCAAAAATATCAGTTGTAAACTCATTTGGTCAGTGCCATGACGTCCCAAATTTGTTTGTGGCGGATGCCGCGACCTTTGTGACCTCGCTCAACCAGCCGACCTTGACCGTGATGGCGCTGGCGCTCCGGCAGGCTGAGTACATTGCGAAATAG
- a CDS encoding ATP-binding protein: protein MSSPRLKLSLDELKNLPSWAATMARKYYAGEASHFLLHHNIYDLVRAKGQYVGLLNFLQQEMLGNKNIILYNRSEGITFGSLDAERQFEAQQRVANPLVQAQAMRGMREPMQALQAIERYLYYGEQVAVIINFMETLIPASEVSYMSSEERNLLVMFQRWITSSRLLGSDNIVIFITENVSDVHQRIRENSRLVNIKITYPEHDERLHFIRFFNIMNPDLKMEVTEEQLSHMTSGLNRVHISSMLKSASINQDGLTYEVIRNKKKEIIESECVGLVEFVTPRYGLENVGGMKKAKEFLSNIAETIRSGETEEAPMGILISGPVGTGKTFLAEAFAKDCGLNVVEFKNFRDKWVGSTESNLEKILNLIQNLAPIVVLIDEADATLGNRDSGGGDSGVDQRIFSKVANAMGNTENRGKILWILMTCRPDLLPIDLKRQGRCEEHISLFYPESEEDRQAIIEAMVRKNKISHKIEDWSPILKSQLKLSGADIEGMLIRCRRVARQAGRKEVFPEDVEKVALEFTPARDEMAVEYQTLVAVREATSRDMLPEAYRHLSPAEISQRIEELRMMTR from the coding sequence ATGTCGAGTCCGCGCCTCAAACTGTCGCTTGATGAGTTGAAAAATTTACCCAGTTGGGCAGCCACCATGGCCCGCAAGTATTATGCTGGGGAAGCATCGCATTTCCTGCTTCATCACAACATTTATGATCTGGTGCGAGCCAAGGGGCAGTATGTCGGCTTGCTCAATTTCCTGCAGCAGGAGATGTTGGGAAATAAAAACATCATCCTGTATAACCGCAGCGAAGGAATCACCTTTGGTTCGCTGGATGCCGAACGGCAATTTGAGGCTCAGCAGCGAGTGGCCAATCCGCTGGTTCAGGCCCAGGCCATGCGCGGAATGCGCGAGCCGATGCAGGCTCTGCAGGCGATTGAACGCTATCTGTATTATGGCGAACAGGTTGCCGTGATCATCAACTTTATGGAAACCCTGATCCCGGCCAGCGAAGTCAGTTACATGAGTTCTGAAGAACGCAACCTGCTGGTGATGTTTCAGCGCTGGATTACCAGTTCGCGGCTGCTTGGATCCGACAATATCGTCATTTTCATCACGGAAAACGTGTCGGACGTCCACCAGCGCATTCGTGAAAACTCGCGCCTGGTCAATATCAAAATTACCTATCCGGAGCACGACGAGCGACTGCATTTCATTCGCTTTTTCAACATCATGAATCCGGACCTGAAGATGGAAGTGACCGAAGAGCAGTTGTCACATATGACCTCGGGACTGAATCGGGTACATATTTCCTCGATGCTCAAAAGTGCTTCGATCAATCAGGATGGGCTGACCTATGAAGTCATCCGCAACAAGAAAAAAGAAATCATCGAATCGGAATGTGTCGGACTGGTCGAGTTTGTGACGCCGCGATATGGGCTGGAAAACGTCGGCGGCATGAAAAAGGCCAAAGAGTTTCTCTCCAATATTGCCGAGACCATTCGTTCGGGTGAAACCGAAGAAGCTCCCATGGGAATTTTGATTTCCGGTCCGGTTGGCACAGGGAAGACCTTTCTGGCCGAAGCCTTTGCCAAGGATTGCGGCCTGAACGTGGTGGAATTCAAAAACTTCCGCGATAAATGGGTTGGGTCAACCGAGTCAAATCTTGAAAAAATTCTGAACCTGATCCAAAACCTGGCTCCGATTGTGGTCCTGATTGACGAAGCCGACGCCACGCTGGGCAATCGTGATTCCGGCGGCGGAGACAGCGGTGTTGATCAGCGCATTTTCTCAAAAGTTGCCAATGCGATGGGCAATACCGAAAACCGGGGCAAAATTCTGTGGATTTTGATGACCTGTCGCCCGGATTTGCTCCCGATTGACCTCAAGCGCCAGGGCCGGTGCGAAGAACACATTTCGCTGTTTTACCCGGAATCGGAAGAAGATCGTCAGGCCATCATTGAGGCGATGGTTCGAAAGAACAAAATCAGCCACAAAATCGAAGACTGGTCGCCAATTCTGAAAAGCCAGCTCAAACTTTCCGGAGCTGATATCGAAGGTATGCTGATTCGATGCCGACGGGTGGCCCGTCAGGCCGGGCGGAAAGAAGTGTTTCCGGAAGATGTTGAAAAGGTGGCGCTCGAATTCACCCCGGCCCGCGATGAAATGGCGGTCGAATATCAAACCCTGGTGGCGGTGCGCGAAGCGACCTCCCGCGATATGCTTCCAGAAGCCTATCGCCACCTGTCGCCCGCCGAAATCAGCCAGCGGATCGAAGAACTGCGGATGATGACACGGTGA